The segment CATATTAAGCGTGAAAACGGTGGAATATTTGCCGATAATTTTGCGTATAACCAGCTCCGCACTGCCCTCTGCCGCCTCAAACTGATAGCCGAGGTGTTCAAGTTCTTTAAACCTGCGCGTAATTTTGGCAACGCTCGGATCGCTTTTTTTGATTTCGGGGAAAAGGCGCTGAATTTTTGAATAAACCGCGCTTTTTCCGCTCACCTCCGAAACGAGAATACGGCGCTTGTTGCCCACCGTTTCGGGCGGAATGTGTTCAAACGACGACGGCTCTTTGCATACCGCGTCGATGTGCATACCGCCTTTGTGCGCGAATGCGTTTCTGCCGACATACGGCGCGTTGGGCGAAAGCGTCTGATTTGCGACGTCTGAAACGTAAACGCACGCCGAGGTGAGATTTTTTAAATTTTCGCCGATAACGTTATGTTCCATTTTTGTTTGAAGGTTGCCTATAACCGTAGCAAGATTTGCGTTTCCGCAACGTTCTCCGCACCCCGTGAGCGTACCCTGAATCATTACCGCACCGCCCCGAACCGCCGAGATTGAGTTTGCAACCGCCATTCCGCAGTCGTCGTGGCAGTGTATTCCGAGCATATTTTTGTATTTCGGTGCAAGTTCAGCAACGATTTTTTCCACCTCGTCGGGGAATGCCGCGCCGTTGGTGTCGCACAGAATTATCCTCGACGCACCGCCGAAATACGCCGCCTCAAGCGTTTTCAGCGCGTACTCTTTATTATGTTTGCAGCCGTCAAAAAAATGCTCCGCGTCGTAGAAAACCTCTTTGCCGTTTTCTTTAAGATAGCAGACCGTGTCGTAAATCATATTGAGATTTTCGTAAAGCTCGGCGCTCAAAATATCGGTGACGTGAAAATCCCACGACTTGCCGAAAACAGTGACAATATCGGTGTTCGCGGCAATCAGGTTTTTAAGTCCTTCGTCCTCCGACACCTCGGTGTGCGCACGGCGTGTACTGCCGAATGCAACGATTTTCGAATTTATAAAATTTTCGCTTTTCAGTTCCTTGAAAAATGCCGTTTCTTTGGGGTTTGACGCCGGATTTCCCGCCTCAATATAGCTAATTCCCAGCTCATCTAA is part of the Qingrenia yutianensis genome and harbors:
- the cimA gene encoding citramalate synthase, producing the protein MKIEIFDCTLREGVQSQGISMSNEDRLKIAKKLDELGISYIEAGNPASNPKETAFFKELKSENFINSKIVAFGSTRRAHTEVSEDEGLKNLIAANTDIVTVFGKSWDFHVTDILSAELYENLNMIYDTVCYLKENGKEVFYDAEHFFDGCKHNKEYALKTLEAAYFGGASRIILCDTNGAAFPDEVEKIVAELAPKYKNMLGIHCHDDCGMAVANSISAVRGGAVMIQGTLTGCGERCGNANLATVIGNLQTKMEHNVIGENLKNLTSACVYVSDVANQTLSPNAPYVGRNAFAHKGGMHIDAVCKEPSSFEHIPPETVGNKRRILVSEVSGKSAVYSKIQRLFPEIKKSDPSVAKITRRFKELEHLGYQFEAAEGSAELVIRKIIGKYSTVFTLNMFRILSEQDSSRSSNLTTALISISVDGKSEITAVEGNGPVNALDKALRKAAEVFYPQIKNVKLLDYKVRVIDSNATASKVRVLIESADGKERWTTVGVSDDVIKASWIALVDSIELKIIKDSEKEKQKIE